cgagacagagctatatctctcacataaatctgtctcgttttaactcaatcttaagtcagaccaaagtcaaagtgcgctctatagatctcacccttagtgtaTGGAAATGTTGAACCAATGATTATTTTCGGAATTTCTGGAATTCTGTGAATGGAAATGTTGAACCAATAATTAATTTCGGAATTTCTGAAACTCAGATAGGTCAACGGTTaattaaaggagcggactgaaaaccgtaaagtcgccggttcaaaccccacccgttgcactattgtcgtacctacctactcctagcacaagctttacgcttaattggaggggaaagggaaatattagtcagcatgataaacttggctaatattcttaaaaaaatgaCTACGTAATTTTATAAACTCAGTTTATTGAACAAATGATTAATTTCGGAATTTCTGGAACTCAGTCGTTGGAATTGTTGAACCAATGACTAATTTTGGAATTTCTGGAACTCAGTCGTTAAAATTGTTGAACCAATGACTAATTTCGGAATTTCTGGAACTCATTCAATGGAATTGTTGAACCAATGACTAATTTCGGAATTTCTGGAACTCATTCGATGGAATTGTTGAACCAATGACTAATTTCGGAATTTCTAGAACTCATTCGATGGAATTGATGAACCAATGACTAATTTCGGTATTTCTGGAACTCATTCGATGGAATTCTTGAACCAATGACTAATTTCGGAATTAATGGAACTCATTCGATGGAATTCTGGAACCAATGACTAATTTCGGAATTTATGGAACTCATTCGATGGAATTGTTGAACCAATGACTAATTTCGGTCGGCAGCGCCCTGTAGCTCGCGATGGCTTGCTTCACATCCTCCACGGGCGCGGACAGCTCGTAAAGCTTATATTCCTTCTGAACTCTACTCGAGCACGCGTCTCCTGAACTGAGGGGCGCACTCTTGGTAGGGTTTATGATATGAAGCTGCTCCAAATGCTCGAATGCCTTAAGCACCACGGGTCGTGGCACGGTTTGGTTCGAAGAGTTCGCAGTGGCGAATTTAGTGTACCTGTAacaataaaaaaccaaaatattttttattaaattttaaggcTTACTAACGATTTTAACATAGataattggggccgattctcttgtacacaatctctaaactaacctAAAGTAACAAGTCTatatctagtgccatcctttttcacaagcaacattatgaaagggatagcacgatcgatttagacgtgacattttagtttagtttagacattgtgtacagcggaattagccacatagtCTGTACAAAgttacttctcacgcgccattttaactctatgggtcaattgtCATTTTAAAGTACTCACCTTTAAAGTAAGGACtaaaaccatacttttgacacgtaaagttaaaatggcgcgtgagaagtcatgtTTAGGGCTCCATActgcaaaaggaaaaaaggaacctttataggatcacttcgttgtctccTGTCTGTCGTGACCATAGAGAatagtgtctgtcaagaaacctgcagggtgctttccgttgacctagaatcatgaaacttggcaggtaggtaggtcttatagcagacattaggggaacaatctgaaaaccgtcaatttgtggttagatcacacaaaaaaaattagattgtggtcatgaactaataattagtattttcaattttcgaagtaagataactatatcaagtgtatCATATTAAATGCGCCTggccattctaaaacagatttttatgcatcatattttgaatttttgaattatcgtgcataatgtcgaaaaaatacgactgtagtacggaaccctcgttgcgcgagcctgactcgcacttggccggtttttttttaaatgtatgtacaccgattttttcgaggtttctggaccgatttgcaattttttttcatttcaatgaTCAGTCATCAGCTTACCTGTGTAAAACCATTTCGAAATTCATCGGCTGTCCGTCGAATATGGTCTTTCCGTGTACCATCGCGACGACCAAAGACAACTCCAGAATAGACAGGGAGTGTAGCAGCTTGACTCTGTGCTCCGAGCTCACTGCGCTGTCTATTGCATTACATAGCTCTACGGCGTCTATGTAAGGCTTGTTTGATGACAACTTTGACACTGTTTGAAACTGGGAATAAAATATCAGCCATTgcacaagctagcagacagacagacacactttcgcatttatattagtactagatgatgcccgcgacttcgtccgcgtggatttaggttttttaagaaacccgtgggaactctttaattttctgggataaaaagtagcctatgtccttccccggaatgtaagctacctctgtaccaaatttgatcaaaatctgttaaactgttgggccgtgaaaagctagcagacagacagacagacacactttcgcatttataatattagtatggatggaggAGGTcgataggagaactagagtaaccgacatagctcaacgggttgcgaagatgaagtggcaatgggcagggcacatagtttgtacaaccgatagacgttggggtcccaaggtgctggaatggcgacctcgcaccggaagacgcagcgttggaagaccccccccccactaggtggacggacgacatcagacgagtcgcagggagccgctgaatagcggcggcgcaagactgtggcgtgtgaaagtccctacaagagacctatgtccagcagtggacgtctatcggttgatgatgatgatgatgataatgaattattatttatttttgaaaaatgcaTCATCCCAATTCATCCTTTTATTGACATACCAAAATATCTTTAAAGATTTGTTCATTGTGATTGTAGTAACACAATTTTTCCAaagaatccagaattttttggTCCTTCGCCAAGCTCTGTATGTGGGCATTCCAATCTTCCAGGAAACCCGGTTCCAGATCCTGGAATTGTTTCTTATCTGTTCTGCATTTAGTTAGGATTACATCTGGTATGGCAAATTGTATTTCACCATTAACTTCCATTCGTTCGTCCATTACAACTGAGAAgtagaaaaaaattaagatataaAGCAAAGaacacccggctgagtttgttgtgggctcttctcagacctgggcgcgtttggaaccctcgtagctttagttttaagtttgcgtaataattatcaccactatatcttcaaatccaacaactgacaatcgaaaagagtaatttattacctactacaggatgcccgcgacttcgtccgtgtggatttaagttttttaaaaatctcgtgggattcttcgattttccgagataaaaagtagcttatgtccttccccggggatGTAAGCAACatctatgccaaatttcatcaaaattggttaaatcgttgggccgtgaaaagctagtagacagataGGACGGACACGGAcggacacttttgcatttataatattagtatggatttttaataaatcattagactttgatatttattttctctatctgatcaaatcagaaatgaggagatccgtaggagaactagagtaaccgacatagctcaacgggttgtgaagctgaagtggcaatgggcagggcacatagttcaaacaaccgatagacgttggggtcccaaggtgctggaatgacgacttcgcaccggaagacgcagtgttggatgacccccactaggtggaaggACATCATCAGAcggtgtagaagtccctacaagagacttgtGTCTATTCAAATGAGTCGATTGGGAGTTACGATGCAAAAAGATGGACTTACTAAAGCTGACGGTATTTGCGATCCTTGTAAACGAAAAAGATAGAAAAAACACAAAAAGATAGataaaaagataaattaaaGACAGATAGTAAAAATTACCTGTAGATTTCCTGCGTTTGCGTTTCTTAGACATCTCTTTCTTTGCCAAGGTGAGGGGCATACTGAGAAACTGAACTAGCTTTTCTTTATAGTTGGTTACGGGGCACTCTGGACCCCGAGCAGCTGTTTTGTTGGGGAATATGAAAATGTGTCTGTGTGAGAATCGGGACTTCACCCGTTTTTCTAGGAGCTCCATAACATCCATATGATTTGTTATGCCTGCAATGATAATATACAACGTTGGTTTAAgtcaaaacctgaaagtagctTGTTCAGTATTAGTAACAGAAACAATTGCAATCATTTCTACAATGGGTtgtattttgaccaaaaattactttaaaatcctgcaagtttgaacacctagttgatTGACcacatgcaccagctgattcgaggcgcgcgagcgggagcgcgcacgatagACGTCAGCCGTCCCGTTCACTCACAgacgctcgcttggggtgaccatgtttttgcgggacAACGACTTAATACAAatagcttataacttcgtaagttttcattgaaattttgtatatttatttttctttgtataaaaatattagactGCACACATgtccaaaaaaatataaaaata
The window above is part of the Maniola hyperantus chromosome 27, iAphHyp1.2, whole genome shotgun sequence genome. Proteins encoded here:
- the Orc4 gene encoding origin recognition complex subunit 4, with translation MHDQNPTQSALHMKLIRKYLKIKIMEDNISYTGLKDDREHVYDLIARSVLLGESHSALIFGPRGCGKTTLLNSVLHQLSNETDLAKDAHVIKLNGLIHHDDKVTLKSITAQMKLENAVGDKVFGSFAESLSFLLSCLMSGADRRCKAMVFILEEFDMFCHGAHTQTLLYNLFNITHTRQAPMCVLGITNHMDVMELLEKRVKSRFSHRHIFIFPNKTAARGPECPVTNYKEKLVQFLSMPLTLAKKEMSKKRKRRKSTVVMDERMEVNGEIQFAIPDVILTKCRTDKKQFQDLEPGFLEDWNAHIQSLAKDQKILDSLEKLCYYNHNEQIFKDILFQTVSKLSSNKPYIDAVELCNAIDSAVSSEHRVKLLHSLSILELSLVVAMVHGKTIFDGQPMNFEMVLHRYTKFATANSSNQTVPRPVVLKAFEHLEQLHIINPTKSAPLSSGDACSSRVQKEYKLYELSAPVEDVKQAIASYRALPTEISHWFNNSIE